Proteins encoded by one window of Chloroflexota bacterium:
- a CDS encoding agmatine deiminase family protein — MKLSRKEFIQSGVLFGGGALLSVYTAGATSRANNQWYLPDEGFHHKRTWMAFIASRDIWGTRQVPEVQRNLASIAKTIAKYEPVSMLVGRQDYEIAVELIGGLDSHNYPIDLIEFTMNDLWMRDTGPVFVVSDEGEKAAINFNFNGWGEDQDYQHDAKVANFVAQEAGVDSISSSLVLEGGCFEVDGEGTAIMTESCILNDNRNPGKSKTEVEAELKELLGLDKIIWLKGIKGKDITDGHTDFYARFAKPGTVVVSRDIDESSYDYPITRENIDVLGSAADAQGRRLKTVILDTPWDINTKYGINEFAAGYVGYYVCNGAIILQKFGDTQADGEAKEKLAEEFPDHEIEQIAVDGIA; from the coding sequence ATGAAACTATCTCGAAAAGAATTTATTCAGTCGGGGGTTCTGTTTGGAGGCGGTGCTTTGTTGTCAGTATATACCGCAGGGGCTACGTCTCGCGCCAACAATCAATGGTATCTGCCTGATGAAGGATTCCACCATAAACGCACTTGGATGGCCTTTATCGCTAGTCGCGACATCTGGGGTACACGGCAGGTGCCTGAGGTGCAGCGTAATTTAGCCAGCATAGCGAAAACCATTGCTAAATATGAACCGGTATCTATGCTTGTGGGAAGGCAAGATTACGAGATTGCAGTTGAGCTAATTGGCGGGCTGGATTCGCATAATTACCCAATTGATTTGATTGAATTCACGATGAATGATCTTTGGATGCGTGATACCGGCCCGGTATTTGTGGTTAGTGATGAGGGAGAAAAGGCAGCGATCAATTTTAATTTCAATGGTTGGGGGGAAGATCAAGACTATCAGCACGATGCCAAAGTTGCCAACTTTGTGGCACAGGAAGCTGGCGTAGATAGTATTTCTTCTAGCCTGGTTCTCGAAGGGGGCTGTTTTGAGGTAGATGGCGAAGGAACTGCAATTATGACGGAGAGTTGCATTCTCAACGACAATCGAAACCCAGGTAAGAGTAAGACTGAAGTTGAAGCTGAGCTTAAAGAGCTGCTAGGGCTAGACAAGATTATTTGGTTAAAAGGCATTAAGGGTAAAGATATTACGGATGGACATACCGATTTTTACGCCCGTTTTGCAAAGCCTGGAACGGTGGTGGTGAGCCGCGATATTGATGAATCTTCGTATGATTACCCAATCACACGCGAGAATATCGACGTTTTGGGATCGGCTGCAGATGCCCAGGGACGCCGCCTGAAAACTGTTATTTTGGATACCCCCTGGGATATAAATACGAAATATGGCATAAACGAATTCGCAGCGGGCTATGTTGGTTATTATGTATGCAATGGTGCGATCATTCTGCAAAAATTTGGCGATACACAAGCCGATGGTGAGGCAAAAGAAAAATTGGCTGAAGAGTTTCCCGATCATGAGATTGAACAAATCGCCGTTGATGGGATTGC